In the genome of Leptotrichia sp. HSP-536, the window TTCTCTTGTCAAAATTGGATTACCTTTTAATAAATCTTCTTCACAAGCTGGAAAACAAATCGCTTTTTTTCCATCTAAAATTCCTAAACTTGACAATACTGTCGGTGCAGCACATATAGCAGCCACTTTTTTATTTTCCACATCTTTTGAAAACTCTACAATTTTATCAAGCAGCGATTGTGAATCAAAATAATTTTTAAATCCAGGTCCTCCCGGCAATATTAGCATATCATATTCTGAAAAATTAATCTCTTTAATTACTTTATCCGCCAATACTCTCACTTTTCTTGCACTTTCAACAAGATTATTTTCAGTAATAGATACTGTATCCACTGTAATTCCAGCCCTTTGCAACAAATCAATTGGTGTAATCGCCTCAATTTCTTCAAATCCATTTGCTAAAAAAACTGCTACTTTTTTTGTTTTCATATACTTTCAACTCCTTTATAATTTTAAAGTATTTTCTAATATTTTCCAAACAATCAAGATGAAAAAAAGGCTAATAGCGTTATTATTAGCCCTTTTAAAAAAATTATAATTTTGCTATAACATCTTCAGGTGTATCTTGTTGTAAGATTAAATCTCTAAATTTTTGTGCGTCTGCATAACTACTATTTCTAATTATTTTCTTAACAGTCAATCCAGATGAAGCACTCATACTGAATGAATCAAGACCCATTCCTAGCAATAACTTAGTTGCTCTCTTATCTCCAGCAAATTCTCCACACATACTAACACTTATATGAGCATCATGTGCAGCATCAATTACTTTTTGAATAGCTTCTAATACTGCAGGGTTAAATGAGTTGTATAAATTAGCAACCATTTCATTTCCTCTATCTACAGCAAGGAAATATTGTGTCAAGTCATTAGTTCCAATTGAGAAGAAGTCAACTTCTTTTGCAAATTTATAAGCAATAATAGCTGTTGAAGGAGTTTCAACCATTATTCCCACTTTTATATTTCTATCATAAATTTTTCCAATTTCATCAAGTTCTTTTTTACATTCTTCCAAAATAGCATTTGCTTTTCTGATTTCATTAACTGAACTTATCATTGGATACATGATTTTAATTTGTCCATATTGAGACGCTCTTAAAATCGCTTTTAACTGAGTTTTGAACATATCTTTGTTTTCCAATGAAATTCTGATTGCTCTATATCCCAAGAATGGATTTAATTCTTTTGGCAAGTCTAAATACGGTAATTCCTTATCTCCACCAATATCCATTGTTCTGATTGTAACAGGTTTTCCTTGCATTTTTTCGGCAACAATTCTATATGCTTCATATTGTTCCTGTTCAGTTGGGAAATGATCAGAATTCATAAATAAAAATTCAGTTCTGTATAATCCAATTCCAGTTGCTCCTGATTCGATTACAGCGTTAACATCATTAGGACTTCCAATATTCCCCCAAATATCAACTTTTCTTCCG includes:
- a CDS encoding DJ-1 family glyoxalase III, with the translated sequence MKTKKVAVFLANGFEEIEAITPIDLLQRAGITVDTVSITENNLVESARKVRVLADKVIKEINFSEYDMLILPGGPGFKNYFDSQSLLDKIVEFSKDVENKKVAAICAAPTVLSSLGILDGKKAICFPACEEDLLKGNPILTRERVVKDGNIITSRSAGTALDFALEIIGELLNKETAEKISEEIVYK
- the ptsP gene encoding phosphoenolpyruvate--protein phosphotransferase; translated protein: MKRMTGIGASEGVSIGKVLLFITEEIVVPEIKEEGSTIEAELAKLKEGLKKSKTQLIAIREKVKEKMGEDKAAIFDGHIMLLEDEDLIMEVEGKIKEEGFPAAKALHDGIDEYCDMISQLDDPYLRERAADLQDIGKRWLKNLLGMKIHDLSNLAPGTIVVTEDLTPSDTAQLDLENCIGFVTEVGGKTAHSAIMARSLELPAVVGVKGILGEVKDGEVIIMDGETGELFLEPSEELVSEYIKKQEVLRVEKEELKKLIHEDAVTTDGRKVDIWGNIGSPNDVNAVIESGATGIGLYRTEFLFMNSDHFPTEQEQYEAYRIVAEKMQGKPVTIRTMDIGGDKELPYLDLPKELNPFLGYRAIRISLENKDMFKTQLKAILRASQYGQIKIMYPMISSVNEIRKANAILEECKKELDEIGKIYDRNIKVGIMVETPSTAIIAYKFAKEVDFFSIGTNDLTQYFLAVDRGNEMVANLYNSFNPAVLEAIQKVIDAAHDAHISVSMCGEFAGDKRATKLLLGMGLDSFSMSASSGLTVKKIIRNSSYADAQKFRDLILQQDTPEDVIAKL